One window of the Bartonella bacilliformis KC583 genome contains the following:
- the secD gene encoding protein translocase subunit SecD — protein MRTPRWLTTLYCLILLSGIYVALPNLFSQEQIENSKFLPNTQVTLGLDLQGGSSLLLEVDAKTLKRDQLQTVLNNVRAKLREKKIRTSSIRIIENNVVAVLSDLTKNQEAITALKTLITPINNSFGVTTNNISIHAQNETIHVTLTEAAIKDRISNAIEQSLEIIRRRIDQVGVTEPAIQKVGTDRIMVQLPGLQDPKQLRDLLGTTAKMTFHLVPANVDLNNPPAGVSILPGYNNENQRYAIYDQVALDGNVLKDARAGFDPQIPGRSIISFTMNSIGSRIFAEITRQNINRPFAIVLDSKVLTAPIINGVIPNGQGQITGNFDPKEASTLAALLRAGSLPAPLTVIEERTVGPNLGADAIKMGLYTGIIGFILVAIFIFFLYGIWGIIADIALALHTILTFAALSLLGATLTLPGIAGIILGIGIAVDANILINERIREESRKGLSAFAALDRGFKQAFTTIIDANVTAVIATILLFLFGTGPVRGFAVTMLLGVVISMFTDITLVRMIMIWIIRKWKIKILHIQPFFNFIPQNTTFRFMNARFIGIGVSFILSLSSIFLFFKPGLNFGIDFIGGSQMSITTSTPANLAILRSQLSTLNIGEVTLQNIDNENAVLIRIPKQNGDEIQQTIAIDKVKTTVKDIYPDAAFDQIEVVGPKVSGELAIAGITAVILAAIAMSLYIWWRFEWFFAAGAIITLILDTTKMVGFFALCQFDFNLTAIAALLTIVGYSINDKVVVYDRMRENMRLYRTKPLREIIDLSINQVLVRCIFTSATTVLAMLPMAIWGGSTVQNFAIPMVAGVLIATSSSIFIATPILLLLGNWWHNHNKETQI, from the coding sequence CGTGATCAATTACAAACGGTTTTAAACAATGTACGTGCAAAATTACGCGAAAAAAAAATTCGCACATCAAGTATTCGCATAATCGAAAATAACGTAGTAGCTGTTCTTTCTGACCTTACGAAAAATCAAGAAGCCATTACTGCTTTAAAAACACTCATTACGCCTATAAACAACAGCTTTGGCGTTACAACGAATAATATCTCTATCCATGCTCAAAATGAAACGATTCATGTGACATTAACTGAAGCTGCTATAAAGGATCGCATCAGTAATGCTATAGAACAAAGCTTAGAAATCATCCGTCGTCGTATTGATCAAGTCGGTGTTACTGAACCAGCTATCCAAAAAGTAGGAACAGATCGTATTATGGTCCAATTACCTGGACTACAAGACCCAAAGCAGCTGCGCGATCTTTTAGGCACGACCGCAAAAATGACCTTCCATCTTGTCCCCGCAAACGTAGATCTTAACAACCCACCCGCAGGTGTATCAATTCTTCCTGGATATAACAATGAAAATCAACGTTATGCAATTTACGACCAAGTTGCTTTAGATGGCAATGTTCTTAAAGATGCCCGCGCAGGTTTTGATCCACAAATACCAGGACGTTCTATAATCTCCTTCACCATGAATTCCATTGGCTCGAGAATATTTGCAGAAATAACACGCCAAAATATCAACCGCCCCTTTGCAATTGTTCTTGATAGCAAAGTTTTGACTGCTCCCATCATTAATGGCGTCATTCCCAATGGACAAGGTCAAATTACAGGAAATTTTGACCCCAAAGAAGCCTCTACTCTTGCAGCTCTTCTTCGTGCTGGCTCTTTACCTGCACCACTCACTGTTATTGAAGAAAGAACTGTAGGTCCTAATCTTGGTGCAGATGCTATTAAAATGGGGCTTTATACGGGAATCATAGGTTTTATTCTCGTTGCAATTTTCATTTTTTTTCTATACGGAATTTGGGGAATTATTGCTGATATAGCACTAGCACTACATACTATTTTGACATTCGCTGCATTAAGCCTTCTTGGTGCTACACTTACACTTCCAGGCATTGCTGGTATTATTTTAGGTATAGGTATCGCTGTTGATGCCAATATCCTCATTAACGAACGTATCCGAGAAGAAAGCCGAAAAGGGCTCAGTGCTTTTGCTGCTCTAGATCGTGGCTTTAAACAAGCTTTTACAACGATTATTGATGCTAACGTCACTGCTGTTATTGCAACCATTTTGCTTTTTTTGTTTGGTACTGGGCCCGTCCGTGGTTTCGCTGTAACAATGTTGCTTGGTGTTGTTATCTCTATGTTTACTGATATCACCCTAGTGCGCATGATTATGATTTGGATAATCCGTAAATGGAAAATAAAAATATTGCACATTCAGCCTTTTTTCAATTTTATTCCTCAAAATACAACTTTCCGTTTTATGAATGCTCGCTTCATTGGCATTGGTGTTTCATTTATTTTATCACTATCTTCCATTTTTTTGTTCTTTAAACCAGGTTTAAATTTCGGCATTGATTTTATTGGTGGAAGCCAGATGAGTATTACAACATCAACACCAGCAAATTTGGCAATCTTGCGATCACAGCTATCTACCCTTAACATCGGTGAAGTGACGCTACAAAATATTGATAATGAAAATGCAGTACTCATTCGTATCCCGAAACAAAATGGTGATGAAATACAGCAAACTATAGCTATTGATAAAGTCAAAACCACCGTAAAAGATATTTACCCGGATGCTGCATTTGATCAAATAGAGGTCGTTGGTCCAAAAGTTTCAGGTGAACTCGCTATTGCTGGTATTACAGCTGTCATTTTAGCAGCAATTGCTATGTCACTTTATATCTGGTGGCGCTTCGAATGGTTCTTCGCAGCAGGAGCCATTATTACGCTTATCCTTGATACTACGAAAATGGTTGGTTTTTTTGCTCTATGTCAATTTGATTTCAATTTAACCGCTATTGCCGCTCTTTTAACGATTGTTGGCTATTCCATTAATGACAAAGTCGTTGTCTATGATCGCATGCGTGAAAATATGCGCCTCTACAGAACAAAGCCACTGCGTGAAATCATTGATCTCTCAATCAATCAAGTTCTTGTACGTTGTATCTTTACATCAGCAACGACGGTACTTGCTATGTTACCTATGGCGATATGGGGAGGAAGTACTGTCCAAAATTTTGCAATACCTATGGTCGCTGGAGTTCTTATTGCAACATCATCTTCTATCTTTATCGCAACTCCCATTCTATTGTTGTTAGGTAATTGGTGGCATAACCATAATAAAGAAACTCAAATATAA
- a CDS encoding lysylphosphatidylglycerol synthase transmembrane domain-containing protein, whose product MKLKNFIWPSVGILAMLLSIRILYIKLSAISFTDVLNRLSDLDIHHWLLACLCSFVAYAALAGYDRIALQHLGHKISWLFITICSFTTYALSHNIGASIFSGAIVRYRAYKMKGLSGTEIAILVGFCSFTFVIGTTLLFGIVLILKPDIINLIHDGLPEWLGVIIGALLLMCIALYTFGSWLQLKPLRIGKKFQISYPKIKIVIQQLLISPLELLGAAGIIYAVLPQHADIYFISVLGVFLASFSVALLSNAPAGGIGVLEALFIAGMPNINPADVIAALIVFRMLYLIIPFIISLFFVAIFEAQQYWKQIRHTPPK is encoded by the coding sequence ATGAAACTAAAGAATTTTATATGGCCATCTGTCGGCATCCTAGCAATGTTGCTATCGATCCGCATCCTTTATATAAAACTCTCTGCTATTTCTTTCACTGATGTATTAAATCGTCTAAGTGATTTAGATATACATCATTGGCTCTTAGCTTGTTTATGCTCATTTGTCGCTTATGCAGCTCTTGCTGGATATGATAGAATTGCCTTACAACATCTCGGTCATAAAATTTCTTGGTTATTTATCACTATATGTTCATTCACAACTTATGCGCTTTCACATAATATAGGTGCTTCAATTTTTTCTGGTGCCATCGTACGTTATCGCGCTTATAAAATGAAAGGATTAAGTGGAACAGAAATCGCAATATTAGTAGGCTTTTGCTCCTTTACTTTTGTAATTGGTACAACTTTGCTTTTTGGCATAGTTCTCATTCTAAAACCTGACATTATTAATCTCATTCACGACGGTCTTCCTGAATGGCTTGGAGTGATAATTGGTGCGCTTTTACTCATGTGTATAGCACTTTATACGTTTGGAAGCTGGCTTCAGTTAAAGCCCTTACGCATAGGTAAAAAATTTCAAATTTCTTACCCAAAGATTAAAATTGTTATTCAACAGCTCCTTATCAGCCCACTAGAACTTTTAGGAGCAGCAGGAATTATATATGCTGTCCTCCCACAACATGCTGATATTTACTTTATTTCCGTACTCGGTGTTTTCTTAGCATCCTTTAGTGTAGCTTTGCTTTCTAATGCCCCTGCAGGAGGAATAGGTGTCCTTGAAGCTTTATTCATAGCAGGCATGCCCAATATAAACCCTGCTGATGTTATAGCAGCCCTTATTGTGTTCAGAATGCTTTATTTGATCATACCCTTTATTATTTCATTGTTCTTTGTAGCCATTTTTGAAGCTCAACAATATTGGAAACAAATACGGCACACTCCACCTAAATGA
- a CDS encoding TerC family protein → MEWIVDPHAWFDLVTLIFLEIVLGVDNLVFIAILAEKLPLHLRDRARLIGLTVALVMRLFLLTVIGWVMSLDKVIFSIGSFAFSWHKLILVSGGAFLLAKGTMELHERLEGVTHERETGIIYAVFWQVIIQIVVLDAVFSLDSVITATGMINKDQVAVMYIAVIVAMAVMMWGSGTIMRFINRHPTIVILCLGFLMMIGFTLVVEGFGFYIPKGYVYAAIGFSVLIEIFNQIGRHNREKMITTNDLRERTANAVLRLLGGGKKDGNLGETVDVIVEQAAASEIFRPEEKEMIRGVLDLADRPVRSIMSPRNEIEWLDLNGDENEMRKELQKVKHSRLILAYEKVDEFVGVALTKDLLLNLAEGEKINWQKAMREPLVVHENTSVLRLMEQFRHSSIQLAIIVDEHGSFEGIATPTDILEAIAGDFPDDDEEPVVAEKLEDGSLLVERYADIRRLSGYLERDLVDEADRYTTLAGFMLWHFGHLPNEGESFESEGLSFKVIEMDRRNISKILISPLIFPEKINCIGQK, encoded by the coding sequence ATGGAATGGATCGTTGATCCCCATGCGTGGTTTGATTTGGTTACGTTAATTTTTCTCGAAATTGTTTTGGGAGTAGATAACCTTGTTTTTATTGCGATTTTAGCAGAAAAATTACCATTACATTTGCGTGATCGTGCGCGATTAATTGGTTTAACAGTAGCTTTAGTTATGCGGCTTTTTCTACTCACAGTTATTGGTTGGGTGATGAGTCTTGATAAGGTGATTTTTTCCATCGGATCTTTTGCGTTTAGTTGGCATAAATTGATTTTGGTGAGCGGTGGGGCCTTTTTGTTAGCAAAAGGAACAATGGAGTTACATGAACGCTTAGAAGGCGTAACACATGAAAGAGAAACAGGCATTATTTATGCTGTTTTTTGGCAAGTGATTATTCAAATCGTTGTGCTTGATGCAGTATTTTCTCTCGATAGTGTTATTACTGCGACAGGTATGATCAACAAAGACCAAGTGGCTGTTATGTATATAGCGGTTATTGTTGCTATGGCTGTGATGATGTGGGGATCTGGCACCATTATGCGTTTTATTAATCGCCATCCTACCATTGTCATTCTTTGTCTTGGCTTTCTCATGATGATTGGTTTTACTCTTGTTGTTGAAGGGTTTGGTTTTTATATTCCAAAAGGTTATGTGTATGCAGCTATAGGCTTTTCAGTGCTCATTGAAATTTTTAATCAAATTGGACGTCATAATCGTGAAAAGATGATTACAACAAATGATTTACGTGAGCGGACAGCAAATGCTGTGCTGAGACTTTTAGGGGGTGGAAAAAAGGATGGTAATCTTGGCGAAACTGTTGATGTTATCGTTGAACAAGCTGCTGCTTCAGAGATTTTTCGGCCAGAAGAAAAAGAAATGATTCGTGGGGTTCTTGATTTGGCTGATCGTCCTGTACGTTCTATTATGTCACCGCGTAATGAAATTGAATGGTTAGATTTGAACGGTGATGAGAATGAAATGCGTAAAGAGTTACAGAAAGTTAAACATAGTCGCTTAATTCTTGCATATGAAAAAGTAGATGAGTTTGTTGGCGTTGCTTTAACTAAAGATCTGCTTTTAAATTTAGCTGAGGGCGAAAAAATTAATTGGCAAAAAGCCATGCGTGAACCACTTGTTGTACATGAGAATACAAGTGTTTTACGGTTGATGGAGCAATTTCGGCACTCTTCAATCCAGCTTGCGATCATTGTTGATGAGCATGGCTCTTTTGAGGGGATTGCAACGCCGACAGATATTCTTGAAGCTATTGCTGGTGATTTTCCTGATGATGATGAAGAACCTGTTGTAGCAGAAAAACTTGAAGATGGGAGTCTTCTTGTTGAAAGGTATGCGGATATTCGTCGTTTAAGTGGTTATCTTGAACGTGATCTTGTTGATGAAGCAGATCGTTACACGACTCTTGCAGGGTTTATGCTTTGGCATTTTGGTCATTTGCCAAATGAAGGAGAAAGTTTTGAATCTGAAGGTTTGTCCTTTAAAGTGATCGAGATGGATCGCAGGAATATCTCTAAAATCCTTATCTCTCCACTTATTTTTCCAGAAAAAATTAATTGTATAGGTCAAAAATAG
- a CDS encoding DUF1561 family protein, with protein MTQYGCNWDFLYIVKLEYIDKDTKESPESSFIFAKNIEQWKFREYTDYCPALGKRECYQCC; from the coding sequence ATGACTCAATATGGCTGTAATTGGGATTTTCTTTATATAGTTAAACTTGAGTATATTGATAAAGATACTAAAGAATCCCCAGAATCCTCTTTTATTTTTGCTAAGAACATTGAACAATGGAAATTTAGGGAATACACTGACTATTGCCCGGCTCTTGGGAAAAGAGAATGTTACCAATGTTGTTAA